From Anomalospiza imberbis isolate Cuckoo-Finch-1a 21T00152 chromosome 6, ASM3175350v1, whole genome shotgun sequence, one genomic window encodes:
- the POMT2 gene encoding protein O-mannosyl-transferase 2 isoform X2: protein MPPRQREPRRGPGGPARPAAPPAATRPAALALVTLLSFASRFHRLREPPHVCWDETHFGKMGSYYINRTFFFDVHPPLGKMLIGLAGYLSGYDGTFPFQKPGDRYEQHNYVGMRGFCAFLGSCLVPFAYLTVLELSKSLPAALLTAFILIFDTGCITLSQYILLDPILMFFLMGAVLSMVKCNSCADRPFSASWWSWLSLTGVSLAGAMGVKFVGLFVVLLVGLNTIYDLWDLLGNLSLSLVMFGKHLLARVLCLIILPLALYTAVFAVHFAVLNRSGPGDGFFSSAFQSQLIGNNLHNVSIPEHLAYGSVVTMKNLRMAGGYLHSHWHLYPEGIGARQQQVTAYLHKDLNNLWIIKKHDSDTDLSDPSSPVEFVRHGDIIRLEHKETSRNLHSHQHEAPLTRKHFQVTGYGINGTGDSNDYWRIEVVGRRTGELIKVLRSQVRLTHVATGCILGSSGKTLPKWGWEQVEVTCTPYLKETPNSLWNFEDHINPKLPNISLDVLKPSFAEILLESHMVMIRGNSGLKPKDNEVTSKPWHWPINYQGLRFSGVNETDYRVYLLGNPVIWWLNLITIGLYLLITVATAVALKRGVQLTSELKELSRVVLRAGGQITLGWLLHYLPFFMMGRVLYFHHYFPAMLFSSMLTGITWDALLKFCAGLLSPSTTARQVYGGGFLALVLLILYSFYLFHPLSYGMIGPLASNPSSPMAGLRWMDSWEF, encoded by the exons ATGCCGCCGCGCCAGCGGGAGccccgccgggggccgggggggccggCGCGtcccgccgccccgcccgccgccacCCGCCCGGCCGCCCTGGCCCTCGTCACCCTCCTCAGCTTCGCCTCCCGCTTCCACCGCCTGCGGGAGCCGCCGCACGTATG TTGGGATGAAACTCATTTTGGGAAGATGGGAAGTTACTACATTAATCGGACCTTCTTCTTTGATGTCCATCCCCCTTTGGGGAAG ATGCTGATTGGACTTGCTGGCTACCTTAGTGGCTATGATGGTACATTTCCTTTCCAAAAGCCAGGGGATCGGTATGAGCAGCACAACTACGTAGGGATGAGAGGG ttttgtGCATTTCTTGGCTCCTGCCTGGTTCCTTTTGCCTACCTCACGGTGTTGGAGCTGTCAAAGTCACTGCCAGCAGCCTTACTCACGGCTTTCATCCTTATTTTTG ATACAGGCTGTATTACATTGTCCCAATATATTCTGCTGGATCCCATTCTAATGTTCTTTCTCATGGGAGCTGTTCTGAGTATGGTGAAATGTAACAGCTGTGCAGACAG GCCATTTTCTGCCTCCTGGTGGTCCTGGCTGAGTCTGACTGGTGTGAGCCTTGCTGGAGCAATGGGGGTAAAATTTGTTGGCCTTTTTGTAGTCCTCTTGGTTGGCTTGAACACAATCTATGACCTATGGGACTTGCTGGGGAACCTCAGCCTGTCACTG GTCATGTTTGGGAAGCATTTACTGGCTCGTGTACTCTGCCTCATCATACTGCCGCTTGCCCTCTACACGGCTGTGTTTGCTGTTCATTTTGCAGTGTTAAATAGAAG TGGTCCTGGGGATGGTTTCTTCAGTTCAGCATTTCAATCCCAGCTGATTGGGAACAATCTTCATAATGTCTCCATTCCAGAGC ATTTGGCCTATGGGTCTGTGGTCACAATGAAGAACCTTCGGATGGCAGGGGGATACCTTCACTCCCACTGGCACCTCTATCCAGAGGGCATTGGGGCTCGCCAGCAGCAG GTCACTGCTTACTTACATAAAGATTTGAATAACCTGTGGATCATAAAGAAACATGATTCAGATACAG ATCTGTCTGACCCCTCAAGTCCTGTGGAGTTTGTGAGGCATGGAGATATAATTCGTCTGGAACATAAAGA aactTCTAGAAATCTGCACAGTCACCAGCATGAGGCTCCCCTGACAAGGAAGCATTTTCAGGTCACTGGCTATGGAATA AATGGAACAGGAGACTCCAATGACTACTGGCGGATTGAAGTGGTAGGCAGAAGGACTGGGGAGCTCATCAAAGTCCTACGGAGTCAGGTCCGGCTAACCCATGTGGCCACAGGGTGTATATTGGGATCTTCTGGAAAGACTCTGCCAAAATG GGGCTGGGAACAAGTAGAAGTCACCTGCACACCATACCTGAAGGAGACACCCAATTCCCTCTGGAACTTTGAAGATCATATTAACCCTAAAT tgcccAATATCAGCTTGGATGTTTTGAAGCCTTCTTTTGCAGAAATTCTGCTAGAATCCCACATGGTTATGATCCGG GGAAACAGTGGCCTCAAACCAAAGGACAATGAAGTCACATCCAAACCTTGGCACTGGCCCATCAATTACCAG GGACTGCGTTTTTCTGGTGTCAATGAGACAGATTATCGGGTTTATTTACTTGGAAACCCG GTGATTTGGTGGCTAAATCTGATCACTATTGGGTTATATCTTCTGATAACAGTTGCCACTGCAGTGGCACTGAAGAGAGGTGTCCAACTGACCTCTGAACTCAAAG AACTGTCCAGAGTTGTGCTACGTGCTGGAGGGCAGATCACACTGGGCTGGCTTCTTCATTACCTCCCTTTTTTTATGATGGGACGAGTTCTCTACTTCCACCACTACTTTCCTGCCATGCTTTTTTCCAGCATGTTGACAG GAATCACCTGGGATGCACTACTGAAGTTCTGTGCTGGGCTCTTGTCACCCAGCACTACAGCTAGACAGGTATATGGAGGTGGATTCCTGGCACTGGTTCTGCTCATCCTGTACAG CTTCTACCTCTTCCATCCACTGTCCTATGGGATGATAGGACCCTTGGCCTCCAACCCAAGCAGTCCCATGGCAGGGCTCCGGTGGATGGACTCCTGGGAATTCTAG
- the POMT2 gene encoding protein O-mannosyl-transferase 2 isoform X1 gives MPPRQREPRRGPGGPARPAAPPAATRPAALALVTLLSFASRFHRLREPPHVCWDETHFGKMGSYYINRTFFFDVHPPLGKMLIGLAGYLSGYDGTFPFQKPGDRYEQHNYVGMRGFCAFLGSCLVPFAYLTVLELSKSLPAALLTAFILIFDTGCITLSQYILLDPILMFFLMGAVLSMVKCNSCADRPFSASWWSWLSLTGVSLAGAMGVKFVGLFVVLLVGLNTIYDLWDLLGNLSLSLVMFGKHLLARVLCLIILPLALYTAVFAVHFAVLNRSGPGDGFFSSAFQSQLIGNNLHNVSIPEHLAYGSVVTMKNLRMAGGYLHSHWHLYPEGIGARQQQVTAYLHKDLNNLWIIKKHDSDTADLSDPSSPVEFVRHGDIIRLEHKETSRNLHSHQHEAPLTRKHFQVTGYGINGTGDSNDYWRIEVVGRRTGELIKVLRSQVRLTHVATGCILGSSGKTLPKWGWEQVEVTCTPYLKETPNSLWNFEDHINPKLPNISLDVLKPSFAEILLESHMVMIRGNSGLKPKDNEVTSKPWHWPINYQGLRFSGVNETDYRVYLLGNPVIWWLNLITIGLYLLITVATAVALKRGVQLTSELKELSRVVLRAGGQITLGWLLHYLPFFMMGRVLYFHHYFPAMLFSSMLTGITWDALLKFCAGLLSPSTTARQVYGGGFLALVLLILYSFYLFHPLSYGMIGPLASNPSSPMAGLRWMDSWEF, from the exons ATGCCGCCGCGCCAGCGGGAGccccgccgggggccgggggggccggCGCGtcccgccgccccgcccgccgccacCCGCCCGGCCGCCCTGGCCCTCGTCACCCTCCTCAGCTTCGCCTCCCGCTTCCACCGCCTGCGGGAGCCGCCGCACGTATG TTGGGATGAAACTCATTTTGGGAAGATGGGAAGTTACTACATTAATCGGACCTTCTTCTTTGATGTCCATCCCCCTTTGGGGAAG ATGCTGATTGGACTTGCTGGCTACCTTAGTGGCTATGATGGTACATTTCCTTTCCAAAAGCCAGGGGATCGGTATGAGCAGCACAACTACGTAGGGATGAGAGGG ttttgtGCATTTCTTGGCTCCTGCCTGGTTCCTTTTGCCTACCTCACGGTGTTGGAGCTGTCAAAGTCACTGCCAGCAGCCTTACTCACGGCTTTCATCCTTATTTTTG ATACAGGCTGTATTACATTGTCCCAATATATTCTGCTGGATCCCATTCTAATGTTCTTTCTCATGGGAGCTGTTCTGAGTATGGTGAAATGTAACAGCTGTGCAGACAG GCCATTTTCTGCCTCCTGGTGGTCCTGGCTGAGTCTGACTGGTGTGAGCCTTGCTGGAGCAATGGGGGTAAAATTTGTTGGCCTTTTTGTAGTCCTCTTGGTTGGCTTGAACACAATCTATGACCTATGGGACTTGCTGGGGAACCTCAGCCTGTCACTG GTCATGTTTGGGAAGCATTTACTGGCTCGTGTACTCTGCCTCATCATACTGCCGCTTGCCCTCTACACGGCTGTGTTTGCTGTTCATTTTGCAGTGTTAAATAGAAG TGGTCCTGGGGATGGTTTCTTCAGTTCAGCATTTCAATCCCAGCTGATTGGGAACAATCTTCATAATGTCTCCATTCCAGAGC ATTTGGCCTATGGGTCTGTGGTCACAATGAAGAACCTTCGGATGGCAGGGGGATACCTTCACTCCCACTGGCACCTCTATCCAGAGGGCATTGGGGCTCGCCAGCAGCAG GTCACTGCTTACTTACATAAAGATTTGAATAACCTGTGGATCATAAAGAAACATGATTCAGATACAG CAGATCTGTCTGACCCCTCAAGTCCTGTGGAGTTTGTGAGGCATGGAGATATAATTCGTCTGGAACATAAAGA aactTCTAGAAATCTGCACAGTCACCAGCATGAGGCTCCCCTGACAAGGAAGCATTTTCAGGTCACTGGCTATGGAATA AATGGAACAGGAGACTCCAATGACTACTGGCGGATTGAAGTGGTAGGCAGAAGGACTGGGGAGCTCATCAAAGTCCTACGGAGTCAGGTCCGGCTAACCCATGTGGCCACAGGGTGTATATTGGGATCTTCTGGAAAGACTCTGCCAAAATG GGGCTGGGAACAAGTAGAAGTCACCTGCACACCATACCTGAAGGAGACACCCAATTCCCTCTGGAACTTTGAAGATCATATTAACCCTAAAT tgcccAATATCAGCTTGGATGTTTTGAAGCCTTCTTTTGCAGAAATTCTGCTAGAATCCCACATGGTTATGATCCGG GGAAACAGTGGCCTCAAACCAAAGGACAATGAAGTCACATCCAAACCTTGGCACTGGCCCATCAATTACCAG GGACTGCGTTTTTCTGGTGTCAATGAGACAGATTATCGGGTTTATTTACTTGGAAACCCG GTGATTTGGTGGCTAAATCTGATCACTATTGGGTTATATCTTCTGATAACAGTTGCCACTGCAGTGGCACTGAAGAGAGGTGTCCAACTGACCTCTGAACTCAAAG AACTGTCCAGAGTTGTGCTACGTGCTGGAGGGCAGATCACACTGGGCTGGCTTCTTCATTACCTCCCTTTTTTTATGATGGGACGAGTTCTCTACTTCCACCACTACTTTCCTGCCATGCTTTTTTCCAGCATGTTGACAG GAATCACCTGGGATGCACTACTGAAGTTCTGTGCTGGGCTCTTGTCACCCAGCACTACAGCTAGACAGGTATATGGAGGTGGATTCCTGGCACTGGTTCTGCTCATCCTGTACAG CTTCTACCTCTTCCATCCACTGTCCTATGGGATGATAGGACCCTTGGCCTCCAACCCAAGCAGTCCCATGGCAGGGCTCCGGTGGATGGACTCCTGGGAATTCTAG
- the POMT2 gene encoding protein O-mannosyl-transferase 2 isoform X3, translating to MGSYYINRTFFFDVHPPLGKMLIGLAGYLSGYDGTFPFQKPGDRYEQHNYVGMRGFCAFLGSCLVPFAYLTVLELSKSLPAALLTAFILIFDTGCITLSQYILLDPILMFFLMGAVLSMVKCNSCADRPFSASWWSWLSLTGVSLAGAMGVKFVGLFVVLLVGLNTIYDLWDLLGNLSLSLVMFGKHLLARVLCLIILPLALYTAVFAVHFAVLNRSGPGDGFFSSAFQSQLIGNNLHNVSIPEHLAYGSVVTMKNLRMAGGYLHSHWHLYPEGIGARQQQVTAYLHKDLNNLWIIKKHDSDTADLSDPSSPVEFVRHGDIIRLEHKETSRNLHSHQHEAPLTRKHFQVTGYGINGTGDSNDYWRIEVVGRRTGELIKVLRSQVRLTHVATGCILGSSGKTLPKWGWEQVEVTCTPYLKETPNSLWNFEDHINPKLPNISLDVLKPSFAEILLESHMVMIRGNSGLKPKDNEVTSKPWHWPINYQGLRFSGVNETDYRVYLLGNPVIWWLNLITIGLYLLITVATAVALKRGVQLTSELKELSRVVLRAGGQITLGWLLHYLPFFMMGRVLYFHHYFPAMLFSSMLTGITWDALLKFCAGLLSPSTTARQVYGGGFLALVLLILYSFYLFHPLSYGMIGPLASNPSSPMAGLRWMDSWEF from the exons ATGGGAAGTTACTACATTAATCGGACCTTCTTCTTTGATGTCCATCCCCCTTTGGGGAAG ATGCTGATTGGACTTGCTGGCTACCTTAGTGGCTATGATGGTACATTTCCTTTCCAAAAGCCAGGGGATCGGTATGAGCAGCACAACTACGTAGGGATGAGAGGG ttttgtGCATTTCTTGGCTCCTGCCTGGTTCCTTTTGCCTACCTCACGGTGTTGGAGCTGTCAAAGTCACTGCCAGCAGCCTTACTCACGGCTTTCATCCTTATTTTTG ATACAGGCTGTATTACATTGTCCCAATATATTCTGCTGGATCCCATTCTAATGTTCTTTCTCATGGGAGCTGTTCTGAGTATGGTGAAATGTAACAGCTGTGCAGACAG GCCATTTTCTGCCTCCTGGTGGTCCTGGCTGAGTCTGACTGGTGTGAGCCTTGCTGGAGCAATGGGGGTAAAATTTGTTGGCCTTTTTGTAGTCCTCTTGGTTGGCTTGAACACAATCTATGACCTATGGGACTTGCTGGGGAACCTCAGCCTGTCACTG GTCATGTTTGGGAAGCATTTACTGGCTCGTGTACTCTGCCTCATCATACTGCCGCTTGCCCTCTACACGGCTGTGTTTGCTGTTCATTTTGCAGTGTTAAATAGAAG TGGTCCTGGGGATGGTTTCTTCAGTTCAGCATTTCAATCCCAGCTGATTGGGAACAATCTTCATAATGTCTCCATTCCAGAGC ATTTGGCCTATGGGTCTGTGGTCACAATGAAGAACCTTCGGATGGCAGGGGGATACCTTCACTCCCACTGGCACCTCTATCCAGAGGGCATTGGGGCTCGCCAGCAGCAG GTCACTGCTTACTTACATAAAGATTTGAATAACCTGTGGATCATAAAGAAACATGATTCAGATACAG CAGATCTGTCTGACCCCTCAAGTCCTGTGGAGTTTGTGAGGCATGGAGATATAATTCGTCTGGAACATAAAGA aactTCTAGAAATCTGCACAGTCACCAGCATGAGGCTCCCCTGACAAGGAAGCATTTTCAGGTCACTGGCTATGGAATA AATGGAACAGGAGACTCCAATGACTACTGGCGGATTGAAGTGGTAGGCAGAAGGACTGGGGAGCTCATCAAAGTCCTACGGAGTCAGGTCCGGCTAACCCATGTGGCCACAGGGTGTATATTGGGATCTTCTGGAAAGACTCTGCCAAAATG GGGCTGGGAACAAGTAGAAGTCACCTGCACACCATACCTGAAGGAGACACCCAATTCCCTCTGGAACTTTGAAGATCATATTAACCCTAAAT tgcccAATATCAGCTTGGATGTTTTGAAGCCTTCTTTTGCAGAAATTCTGCTAGAATCCCACATGGTTATGATCCGG GGAAACAGTGGCCTCAAACCAAAGGACAATGAAGTCACATCCAAACCTTGGCACTGGCCCATCAATTACCAG GGACTGCGTTTTTCTGGTGTCAATGAGACAGATTATCGGGTTTATTTACTTGGAAACCCG GTGATTTGGTGGCTAAATCTGATCACTATTGGGTTATATCTTCTGATAACAGTTGCCACTGCAGTGGCACTGAAGAGAGGTGTCCAACTGACCTCTGAACTCAAAG AACTGTCCAGAGTTGTGCTACGTGCTGGAGGGCAGATCACACTGGGCTGGCTTCTTCATTACCTCCCTTTTTTTATGATGGGACGAGTTCTCTACTTCCACCACTACTTTCCTGCCATGCTTTTTTCCAGCATGTTGACAG GAATCACCTGGGATGCACTACTGAAGTTCTGTGCTGGGCTCTTGTCACCCAGCACTACAGCTAGACAGGTATATGGAGGTGGATTCCTGGCACTGGTTCTGCTCATCCTGTACAG CTTCTACCTCTTCCATCCACTGTCCTATGGGATGATAGGACCCTTGGCCTCCAACCCAAGCAGTCCCATGGCAGGGCTCCGGTGGATGGACTCCTGGGAATTCTAG